The Petropleomorpha daqingensis genome includes a window with the following:
- a CDS encoding PaaI family thioesterase, translating into MAATGFHTVDELNDLLPGTLPGLLGIVFTAHEPGRIEGHLDVRRDVLAPNGYLHAATVVGLADTACGLATRALLPEGAAGFTTIELKANYLGTAREGRIGVVATNAHAGRTTQVWDATVTAEGSGKTIALFRCTQSVLWPR; encoded by the coding sequence ATGGCCGCCACCGGGTTCCACACCGTCGACGAGCTCAACGACCTGCTGCCGGGCACGCTGCCCGGGCTGCTCGGCATCGTGTTCACCGCGCACGAGCCGGGGCGCATCGAGGGACACCTCGACGTCCGCCGCGACGTGCTCGCCCCCAACGGCTACCTGCACGCGGCGACCGTCGTCGGCCTGGCCGACACCGCCTGCGGGCTGGCCACCCGCGCGCTGCTGCCCGAGGGAGCGGCCGGGTTCACCACCATCGAGCTCAAGGCCAACTACCTCGGGACGGCGCGGGAGGGACGGATCGGCGTGGTCGCCACCAACGCGCACGCCGGGCGGACGACGCAGGTGTGGGACGCCACCGTCACCGCCGAGGGGAGCGGCAAGACGATCGCGCTGTTCCGCTGCACGCAGTCGGTGCTCTGGCCCAGGTAA
- a CDS encoding 4-coumarate--CoA ligase family protein, whose amino-acid sequence MALASPFPDVEIPDLSVPAFVLAAGRDRPDAPALIDGLKGDVITHGQLAGYVDRLAASLHERGLRKGDVVAVFCPNTIWYPVVFHGIAAAGCVMSPINSLYTPEEIAFQLRDSGAKVVITISLFLDRVQAAVEKKPVDEIIVMDGAEGHASLIDLLSSQAPSVQVDFDPADDLVTLPYSSGTTGLPKGVMLTHRNLVANVSQCRPLIALGEEERIIAVLPFFHIYGLTVLMNQGLAWGGAVVTLPRFDLEDFLRTIQDHKITRAFVAPPILLALAKHPLVDQYDLSSLTSILSGAAPLDADLAMAAQDRLRKGAADGVTVAQGYGMTELSPVSHTTPDPENLPSGLTDVPKGSVGFAIPNTECRLVSSETGTDAAPGESGELWVRGPQVMKGYLNNAAATADTLDDEGWLHTGDVAVVDEHGCYTVVDRVKELIKYKGYQVAPAELEAVLIGNPDIADAAVIGVKDEATGEELPKAFIVRAPGSSISEQEVMDYAASRLAPHKKIRAVEFIDAVPKSAAGKILRKDLKNR is encoded by the coding sequence GTGGCGCTGGCCAGCCCCTTTCCCGACGTCGAGATCCCCGACCTGTCGGTGCCCGCCTTCGTCCTGGCGGCGGGCCGCGACCGGCCGGACGCCCCGGCGCTGATCGACGGGCTCAAGGGCGACGTCATCACGCACGGCCAGCTCGCCGGCTACGTCGACCGGCTGGCCGCGTCGCTGCACGAGCGGGGGCTGCGCAAGGGCGACGTCGTCGCCGTCTTCTGCCCGAACACGATCTGGTACCCGGTCGTCTTCCACGGCATCGCCGCCGCCGGCTGCGTGATGAGCCCGATCAACTCGCTCTACACGCCCGAGGAGATCGCCTTCCAGCTGCGCGACTCCGGCGCGAAGGTCGTCATCACCATCTCGCTGTTCCTGGACCGGGTGCAGGCCGCGGTGGAGAAGAAGCCGGTCGACGAGATCATCGTGATGGACGGCGCCGAGGGGCACGCCTCGCTGATCGACCTGCTCAGCTCGCAGGCGCCGTCGGTGCAGGTGGACTTCGACCCGGCGGACGACCTGGTCACGCTGCCGTACTCCAGCGGGACGACGGGGCTGCCGAAGGGCGTCATGCTCACCCACCGCAACCTGGTGGCGAACGTGTCGCAGTGCCGGCCGCTGATCGCGCTCGGCGAGGAGGAACGGATCATCGCCGTCCTCCCGTTCTTCCACATCTACGGCCTGACCGTGCTGATGAACCAGGGCCTGGCGTGGGGCGGCGCGGTGGTGACGCTGCCGCGGTTCGACCTGGAGGACTTCCTCCGCACCATCCAGGACCACAAGATCACCCGCGCGTTCGTGGCCCCGCCGATCCTGCTGGCGCTGGCCAAGCACCCGCTGGTCGACCAGTACGACCTCTCGTCGCTGACCTCGATCCTCTCCGGTGCCGCGCCGCTGGACGCCGATCTGGCGATGGCCGCGCAGGACCGGCTGCGCAAGGGCGCCGCCGACGGCGTCACCGTGGCCCAGGGCTACGGCATGACCGAGCTGTCGCCGGTCTCGCACACGACCCCTGACCCGGAGAACCTCCCTTCCGGGCTGACCGACGTGCCGAAGGGCTCGGTCGGGTTCGCGATCCCGAACACCGAGTGCCGGCTGGTCTCGTCGGAGACCGGCACCGACGCCGCCCCGGGCGAGAGCGGCGAGCTCTGGGTCCGCGGCCCGCAGGTGATGAAGGGCTACCTGAACAACGCCGCCGCCACCGCGGACACCCTCGACGACGAGGGCTGGCTGCACACCGGCGACGTCGCGGTCGTCGACGAGCACGGCTGCTACACCGTGGTCGACCGGGTCAAGGAGCTGATCAAGTACAAGGGCTACCAGGTCGCCCCGGCCGAGCTCGAGGCCGTGCTGATCGGCAACCCGGACATCGCCGACGCCGCCGTCATCGGGGTCAAGGACGAGGCGACCGGCGAGGAGCTGCCGAAGGCGTTCATCGTGCGGGCGCCGGGCAGCTCGATCTCCGAGCAGGAGGTCATGGACTACGCCGCCTCCCGGCTCGCCCCGCACAAGAAGATCCGCGCGGTCGAGTTCATCGACGCCGTCCCGAAGTCCGCGGCCGGCAAGATCCTGCGCAAGGACCTCAAGAACCGCTGA
- a CDS encoding hemerythrin domain-containing protein translates to MTTTVPSPVHAPATTEPDLSGFTLMHRALRSGTRMLAEAVDGIARDDACDRSRQRGIVEFACAVLTEVRAHLEREDAALYRLVVVSADEWADLAPLSADHVELERLLQLAWAALPVFARCASTGAPLLAPVLTELAARLEAHLAAEEAIVFARIRAHVTGAELERCRTRLRAGTSTSRLLFLAPWLADQCHPAELRHVLAAADARSRLLLSLGQKRYAARRDAVLGA, encoded by the coding sequence ATGACGACGACCGTTCCGAGCCCCGTCCACGCCCCGGCGACCACCGAGCCCGACCTCTCCGGGTTCACCCTGATGCACCGCGCGCTGCGCTCGGGCACCCGGATGCTCGCCGAGGCCGTCGACGGCATCGCCCGGGACGACGCCTGCGACCGGTCCCGGCAGCGCGGCATCGTCGAGTTCGCGTGCGCCGTGCTCACCGAGGTCCGGGCGCACCTGGAGCGCGAGGACGCCGCCCTCTACCGGCTCGTCGTGGTGTCGGCCGACGAGTGGGCCGACCTCGCACCGCTGTCGGCCGACCACGTCGAGCTGGAGCGGCTGCTGCAGCTGGCCTGGGCGGCGCTGCCCGTGTTCGCCCGCTGCGCGAGCACCGGCGCACCGCTGCTGGCCCCGGTCCTGACCGAGCTGGCCGCACGGCTGGAGGCGCACCTCGCCGCGGAGGAGGCGATCGTGTTCGCGCGGATCCGCGCGCACGTCACCGGCGCCGAGCTGGAGCGCTGCCGGACGCGGCTGCGGGCGGGGACCTCGACGTCGCGGCTGCTGTTCCTGGCGCCGTGGCTGGCCGACCAGTGCCACCCCGCGGAGCTGCGGCACGTGCTCGCCGCGGCCGACGCGCGCAGCCGGCTGCTGCTCTCGCTGGGCCAGAAGCGCTACGCCGCCCGCCGCGACGCCGTCCTCGGGGCTTGA
- a CDS encoding BTAD domain-containing putative transcriptional regulator, producing the protein MTVEFGVLGGVWAARDGAPVELGGHRQRSVIARLLTSRGAVVPADLLVADLWHAETPPRAQAALQAHISHLRRALEPDRPPRTPARLLLTVPPGYALRPDDDAVDAARAARLLAEGDRLFDDDPAAARDRFAAALELWRGPAYAEYADEPWAAPEAARLDELRLTAVERWAAAALAVPGGPDPLARLRAHVAEHPLREEGWRLLALGLYRAGRQADALAALREVRGRLADELGVDPGPALRQLEDDVLAQAPHLLHPARAPERARALPTPTGQSTSVVDEPPPPPLFGRDAELAALRGAAADAAGGRLAVAVVTGEAGSGKSALVEQLTAELAATGWTTCVARCPETEGAPSGWPWTEALGRLARVHPPADPARLAPLLEDAPEEEAGDAVASRFRLHRAVAAWLASVPGPLLLVLDDLHRADQETASLLLDVVEALQATPVLVVAAARPDPVPELDAVRAALARRSPVRLALAGLDDDAVRRLVDDVSATPVDDAVRTAIAERTAGNPFLVRELARLVSTGADVGAVPGGVRDVVHSRLAALPAQTGSLLRLAAVVGRDVDVDVLLDAAQGDDDEELVDALESALVSGLLVEPGPGRLRFVHSLVRDTLYEDLSRLRAGRLHGRVTAALQRLRPHDVTALAHHSEAAGRSHAADTARWAAAAAELAERRFSYRDALHWWRRAEAASALAAPADEAGRLRLVARAARAATLAGDMPAGRELRDGALPAATALGDPLVTAEVLLSCDVPTLWAPRQTPAEAALVTALERTVAALPDRPDLRSRLLGVLAVELAGAPDPRGYEASLEAVALARSTGDPLVLASALNARYINTYRHGGLAERGELGRELLALAQREQLGLFEATARLVLVQHSCGVLDLAAADEHATEAERLALVYGLPLLHAIATWYRGLRATIGGDYATAEAAYGAAVAGVGSTGFWARQAQALWWVSVFCLRLTAGRYDDLIAQSEDLLDVAPVELAELLAVALMVNGRTEEARRFAEIRPSVGRDYFTPILLGLRAVLGLGLEDDDRVDEAYAGLLAHEDAVCGAWTATIALGPTATLLARLAAYRGDVAAAEAHRKKAVEVAERTGNPDWIAAARALSR; encoded by the coding sequence ATGACGGTCGAGTTCGGGGTGCTGGGCGGCGTGTGGGCCGCCCGCGACGGGGCACCGGTCGAGCTCGGCGGGCACCGGCAGCGATCGGTGATCGCCCGGCTGCTCACCTCCCGCGGCGCCGTCGTCCCGGCCGACCTGCTGGTCGCCGACCTCTGGCACGCCGAGACCCCGCCGCGCGCCCAGGCCGCGCTACAGGCGCACATCAGCCACCTGCGGCGCGCGCTGGAGCCCGACCGCCCGCCGCGCACGCCGGCCCGGCTGCTGCTCACCGTGCCACCGGGCTACGCCCTCCGCCCGGACGACGACGCGGTCGACGCCGCCCGCGCCGCCCGGCTGCTGGCCGAGGGCGACCGGCTCTTCGACGACGACCCGGCCGCGGCGCGGGACCGCTTCGCCGCGGCGCTCGAGCTCTGGCGCGGGCCGGCCTACGCCGAGTACGCCGACGAGCCCTGGGCCGCCCCCGAGGCCGCCCGGCTCGACGAGCTGCGGCTGACCGCGGTCGAGCGCTGGGCCGCCGCCGCGCTCGCGGTGCCCGGCGGCCCGGACCCGCTGGCCCGGCTGCGCGCGCACGTCGCCGAGCACCCGCTGCGGGAGGAGGGCTGGCGGCTGCTCGCGCTCGGCCTGTACCGGGCCGGCCGGCAGGCCGACGCGCTCGCCGCGCTGCGGGAGGTCCGCGGCCGGCTGGCCGACGAGCTCGGTGTCGACCCCGGCCCGGCGCTGCGGCAGCTGGAGGACGACGTCCTGGCCCAGGCACCGCACCTGCTGCACCCGGCACGGGCTCCCGAGCGTGCTCGTGCTCTGCCCACTCCGACGGGGCAGAGCACGAGCGTCGTCGACGAACCTCCCCCGCCCCCTCTCTTCGGGCGGGACGCCGAGCTGGCCGCCCTGCGCGGCGCGGCCGCCGACGCCGCGGGCGGGAGGCTGGCGGTCGCCGTCGTCACCGGCGAGGCGGGCAGCGGCAAGTCGGCGCTGGTCGAGCAGCTGACCGCCGAGCTGGCCGCGACCGGCTGGACGACGTGCGTGGCCCGCTGCCCCGAGACCGAGGGCGCGCCCAGCGGCTGGCCGTGGACGGAGGCCCTCGGCCGGCTGGCGCGCGTGCACCCGCCGGCGGACCCGGCCCGGCTGGCGCCGCTGCTCGAGGACGCGCCCGAGGAGGAGGCCGGCGACGCGGTCGCCTCCCGGTTCCGGCTGCACCGCGCCGTCGCGGCGTGGCTGGCGAGCGTGCCCGGCCCGCTGCTGCTCGTCCTGGACGACCTGCACCGCGCCGACCAGGAGACCGCCTCGCTGCTGCTCGACGTCGTCGAGGCGCTGCAGGCCACGCCCGTGCTGGTCGTGGCCGCGGCGCGCCCCGATCCGGTGCCCGAGCTCGACGCGGTGCGCGCCGCGCTCGCCCGCCGCTCGCCGGTGCGGCTGGCGCTGGCCGGGCTGGACGACGACGCGGTCCGCCGGCTGGTCGACGACGTGTCGGCCACCCCGGTCGACGACGCCGTCCGGACCGCGATCGCCGAGCGCACGGCCGGCAACCCGTTCCTGGTCCGCGAGCTGGCCCGGCTGGTCTCCACGGGCGCCGACGTCGGGGCGGTGCCCGGCGGGGTGCGCGACGTCGTCCACTCCCGGCTGGCCGCGCTGCCCGCGCAGACCGGCAGCCTGCTGCGGCTGGCCGCCGTCGTGGGCCGGGACGTCGACGTCGACGTCCTGCTGGACGCGGCCCAGGGCGACGACGACGAGGAGCTGGTCGACGCCCTGGAGTCGGCGCTGGTCAGCGGCCTGCTGGTCGAGCCGGGCCCCGGGCGGCTGCGGTTCGTGCACTCCTTGGTGCGCGACACCCTCTACGAGGACCTCTCCCGGCTGCGCGCGGGGCGGCTGCACGGCCGGGTCACCGCGGCGCTGCAGCGGCTGCGCCCGCACGACGTGACGGCGCTGGCGCACCACTCGGAGGCGGCCGGCCGGTCGCACGCCGCCGACACCGCCCGCTGGGCGGCCGCCGCCGCGGAGCTGGCCGAGCGGCGGTTCTCCTACCGCGACGCGCTGCACTGGTGGCGGCGGGCGGAGGCGGCGTCCGCGCTGGCGGCCCCGGCCGACGAGGCGGGCCGGCTTCGGCTGGTCGCCCGGGCCGCGCGCGCGGCGACGCTCGCCGGGGACATGCCCGCGGGCCGCGAGCTGCGCGACGGCGCGTTGCCGGCGGCGACGGCGCTGGGCGATCCACTGGTCACCGCCGAGGTGCTGCTCTCCTGCGACGTCCCGACGCTGTGGGCGCCGCGGCAGACACCGGCCGAGGCCGCTCTCGTGACGGCGCTGGAGCGCACCGTGGCGGCCCTGCCCGACCGCCCGGACCTGCGCTCGCGGCTGCTCGGCGTGCTCGCGGTGGAGCTGGCCGGCGCGCCCGACCCGCGCGGCTACGAGGCCAGCCTCGAAGCGGTGGCGCTGGCGCGCAGCACCGGCGACCCGCTCGTGCTGGCCTCGGCCCTCAACGCCCGCTACATCAACACCTACCGGCACGGCGGGCTGGCCGAGCGCGGCGAGCTGGGCCGGGAGCTGCTGGCGCTGGCGCAGCGCGAGCAGCTGGGCCTGTTCGAGGCCACCGCGCGGCTGGTGCTCGTGCAGCACAGCTGCGGCGTCCTCGACCTGGCAGCGGCCGACGAGCACGCCACCGAGGCCGAGCGGCTGGCCCTGGTCTACGGGCTGCCGCTGCTGCACGCGATCGCCACCTGGTACCGCGGCCTGCGCGCCACCATCGGCGGCGACTACGCCACCGCGGAGGCGGCGTACGGCGCGGCCGTGGCCGGCGTGGGCTCCACCGGGTTCTGGGCGCGGCAGGCGCAGGCGCTGTGGTGGGTGTCGGTGTTCTGCCTGCGGCTGACCGCCGGCCGCTACGACGACCTCATCGCGCAGTCGGAGGACCTGCTCGACGTCGCCCCCGTCGAGCTCGCCGAGCTGCTCGCGGTGGCGCTGATGGTCAACGGCCGCACCGAGGAGGCCCGCCGGTTCGCCGAGATCCGGCCGTCGGTCGGACGGGACTACTTCACGCCGATCCTGCTCGGCCTCCGGGCGGTGCTCGGCCTGGGCCTGGAGGACGACGACCGGGTCGACGAGGCCTACGCCGGGCTGCTGGCGCACGAGGACGCCGTCTGCGGGGCGTGGACGGCGACCATCGCCCTCGGCCCGACCGCGACCCTGCTCGCCCGGCTGGCCGCCTACCGCGGCGACGTCGCAGCCGCGGAGGCGCACCGGAAGAAGGCGGTCGAGGTCGCCGAGCGGACCGGCAACCCCGACTGGATCGCCGCCGCCCGCGCTTTGTCGCGATAA
- a CDS encoding VOC family protein produces the protein MSGRVVHFEIPYEDGDRAQQFYEGAFGWQLQGVPGMGYVLASTGPTGDRGPTEPGFVNGGMLRRSDSPSPGPVVVVDVESIDEALERIGELGGSTVVGKTPVGPMV, from the coding sequence ATGAGCGGGCGGGTCGTGCACTTCGAGATCCCCTACGAGGACGGGGATCGCGCGCAGCAGTTCTACGAGGGCGCCTTCGGCTGGCAGCTGCAGGGCGTGCCGGGCATGGGCTACGTCCTGGCGAGCACCGGGCCGACCGGCGACCGCGGGCCCACCGAGCCGGGTTTCGTCAACGGCGGGATGCTCCGCCGCTCCGACAGCCCGTCGCCCGGGCCGGTTGTCGTGGTCGACGTCGAGAGCATCGACGAGGCGCTGGAGCGGATCGGGGAGCTCGGGGGTTCGACCGTCGTGGGGAAGACGCCGGTCGGGCCGATGGTTTAA